One window of the Psilocybe cubensis strain MGC-MH-2018 chromosome 12, whole genome shotgun sequence genome contains the following:
- a CDS encoding pre-mRNA-splicing factor prp46 translates to MATASLPPLESLYRRNAKRTRDVFAAESGDILVEDESTSRVRLAVKIHDEYRDYKQLPPALLSQQGPVGPSRPPSQRKMITAGDSIDSNTSRIISTIDNTPQAKPSTFSSNSKLTQALTLHKTTRTIKPEYHAPWKLVRVISGHLGWVRSVAVEPGNKWFATGAGDRVIKIWDLASGELKLSLTGHISTVRGLAVSSRHPYLFSCGEDKMVKCWDLEANKVIRHYHGHLSGVYSLSLHPTLDVLVTAGRDASARVWDMRTKAQIHVLSGHTATVADVKCQDSDPQVITGSMDSTIRLWDLAAGKTMTTLTHHKKSVRALAIHPTEYSFASGSAGGNNIKKWKCPEGAFVFNFPGHNAIINTLSVNAEGVFFSGGDNGSLTLWDYATGTPFQHMEDVPQPGSLEAEAGVFCSTFDQTGTRLITGGADKTIKIYAEQT, encoded by the exons ATGGCAACCGCTTCACTTCCACCACTGGAGTCTTTGTATAGACGGAATGCAAAACGGACGAGGGACGTTTTTGCGGCAGAGTCGGGTGACATTCTGGTTGAAGACGAATCAAC TTCTCGAGTGCGACTAGCCGTCAAAATTCACGATGAATACCGTGACTACAAGCAACTCCCTCCAGCGTTGCTTTCACAGCAAGGACCAGTAGGACCATCGCGCCCACCATCGCAGAGAAAGATGATTACGGCTGGCG ATTCAATTGACAGCAACACCTCTCGTATCATTTCAACGATAGACAACACCCCTCAAGCCAAACCATCTAcattttcttcaaattcTAAACTTACCCAAGCACTCACCCTTCATAAAACAACACGCACAATCAAACCGGAATATCATGCTCCCTGGAAGCTAGTTCGTGTCATTTCTGGACATCTTGGTTGGGTGCGTAGTGTTGCAGTAGAACCCGGAAACAAGTGGTTTGCTACAGGTGCCGGGGATCGTGTCATTAAGATTTGGGATTTGGCAAGCGGGGAGTTGAAGTTGTCTTTGACTGGTCACATTTCAACAGTTCGAGGGTTGGCAGTGTCTTCGCGGCACCCGTATCTCTTCTCGTGCGGAGAAGATAAG ATGGTCAAATGTTGGGATTTGGAAGCCAATAAAGTCATTCGACATTACCATGGGCATCTTTCAGGCGTGTATTCGCTTTCATTACATCCCACGCTTGATGTTCTCGTCACAGCTGGTCGAGATGCGTCTGCTCGTGTATGGGATATGAGAACCAAAGCACAGATCCATGTTCTGTCTGGTCACACAGCCACCGTCGCGGACGTCAAATGCCAGGATTCTGATCCTCAAGTAATCACAGGAAGCATGGATTCTACAATCAG ATTATGGGATCTTGCCGCTGGAAAGACAATGACCACCCTAACGCATCATAAAAAGTCCGTTCGCGCCCTCGCTATTCATCCAACAGAATATTCCTTTGCATCCGGCTCGGCGGGCGGAAACAACAtcaaaaaatggaaatgCCCTGAAGGCGCTTTCGTATTCAACTTCCCTGGACATAACGCCATCATCAACACGTTGTCTGTCAACGCGGAAGGTGTCTTTTTCTCGGGAG GTGATAACGGGTCCCTGACCCTGTGggattatgctactgggaCACCATTCCAACACATGGAAGATGTTCCTCAGCCTGGATCCCTCGAAGCAGAAGCCGGCGTTTTCTGTTCGACTTTCGATCAGACTGGGACTCGCTTGATCACAGGCGGAGCTGATAAAACTATCAAG ATCTACGCCGAGCAAACATGA